In a genomic window of Streptomyces koelreuteriae:
- a CDS encoding dihydrofolate reductase family protein: MRKLTYFIACSIDGFIGDPDGDATAMMRFLDEEFLGFLTSEYPETVATHGRRALGIDDLPNRRFDTVVQGRGSYDLALAEGITSPYAHLREYVASGTLKESPDPNVEIIAEDLVGKVRDLKAEDGELGIYLCGGSKVAGELLDEIDEVVIKTYPLVYGSGMPMFGEAFAISEFALESVRTFGNGVLVRSYSRKR, encoded by the coding sequence TTGCGAAAGCTCACGTACTTCATCGCCTGTTCCATCGACGGCTTCATCGGGGACCCGGACGGCGACGCGACAGCGATGATGCGTTTCCTCGACGAGGAGTTCCTCGGCTTCCTGACGTCGGAGTATCCGGAGACCGTGGCGACCCACGGCCGCCGGGCCCTCGGTATCGACGACCTGCCGAACCGGCGGTTCGACACCGTCGTTCAGGGCCGGGGCAGCTACGACCTCGCCCTGGCGGAGGGCATCACCAGCCCCTACGCGCACCTGCGCGAGTACGTCGCCTCCGGCACGCTGAAGGAGTCGCCCGACCCGAACGTCGAGATCATCGCGGAAGACCTGGTGGGCAAGGTCCGGGACCTGAAGGCCGAGGACGGCGAGCTCGGCATCTACCTGTGCGGCGGATCGAAGGTCGCGGGCGAGCTGCTCGACGAGATCGACGAGGTCGTGATCAAGACCTACCCGCTGGTGTACGGCTCGGGCATGCCCATGTTCGGGGAAGCGTTCGCGATCTCGGAGTTCGCCCTGGAGTCCGTGCGTACGTTCGGCAACGGCGTGCTGGTGCGCTCGTACAGCAGGAAGCGCTGA
- a CDS encoding UBP-type zinc finger domain-containing protein encodes MKQCTHADALPHPEPGPLSETCPECLAEGMDPVQLRLCLSCGHVGCCDSSPGRHAAGHHKESGHPVMRTHEPGETWRWCFVDHVLV; translated from the coding sequence ATGAAACAGTGCACGCACGCCGACGCGCTGCCGCACCCCGAACCCGGCCCGCTCAGCGAGACGTGTCCGGAGTGCTTGGCGGAAGGCATGGATCCGGTGCAACTGCGGCTGTGCCTCAGCTGCGGTCACGTCGGCTGCTGCGACTCCTCGCCGGGGCGGCACGCGGCGGGGCACCACAAGGAGTCCGGCCATCCCGTGATGCGGACGCACGAGCCCGGGGAGACCTGGCGATGGTGCTTCGTCGACCATGTCCTGGTGTGA
- a CDS encoding Na+/H+ antiporter, producing the protein MDVMPLLLLVAGSAAIAAAARRTPVPAPLLLVAIGLAVSYVPGVPEYTLDPHIVLPLILPPLLYTAATDSSYLDLRAQLRPVAMLSVGYVLFATFVVGWALYLIVPDLPLTAALVFGAVVAPPDAVAATAVARRVGLPSRITTILQGESLLNDATAITAYRVALAAAIGEGATWAGGIGEFLLAAVGGVVVGLLLMAPIHWLRTHVKEALLQNTLSLLIPFVAYAVAEQVHASGVLAVVVVALYLGHRAWEVDFATRLQEEAVWKMVAFVLESAVFALIGLQLPVVLKGLGQYEGAEAAWYALVVFLVVVAARFVWVYPAAFLPRLLSARIREREASLTWKGPFIVAWAGMRGVVSLAIAFSIPLTMHDGEVPFPHRNLILFLTFTTVIATLVVQGLTLPPLIRLLKVPGRDVQAETLAEANAQAQASRAAERRLDELLADERNALPAPLADRLRIVLERRRNAVWERLGQANPVTGESVDDTYRRLSREMISAEREVFVRLRDGRYIDDEMLRTLLRRLDLEEAAAFREAA; encoded by the coding sequence ATGGACGTGATGCCACTGCTGTTGCTGGTGGCGGGCAGTGCCGCGATCGCGGCGGCCGCGCGGCGCACCCCGGTGCCGGCGCCGCTGCTGCTGGTGGCGATCGGGCTGGCGGTCAGCTACGTCCCCGGGGTGCCCGAGTACACGCTCGACCCGCACATCGTCCTGCCGCTCATCCTGCCTCCGCTGCTGTACACGGCCGCCACCGACAGCTCCTACCTCGACCTGAGAGCCCAGCTCAGGCCGGTCGCGATGCTGTCCGTCGGCTACGTGCTCTTCGCGACCTTCGTCGTCGGCTGGGCCCTGTACCTGATCGTGCCCGACCTGCCGCTGACCGCGGCCCTGGTCTTCGGCGCGGTGGTGGCGCCGCCGGACGCCGTCGCGGCGACGGCGGTGGCACGCCGGGTCGGGCTGCCGTCCCGGATCACCACGATCCTCCAGGGCGAGTCCCTGCTGAACGACGCCACCGCGATCACCGCCTACCGGGTGGCCCTCGCGGCCGCCATCGGTGAGGGCGCGACCTGGGCCGGGGGTATCGGCGAGTTCCTGCTCGCGGCGGTCGGCGGTGTCGTCGTCGGGCTGCTGCTGATGGCGCCGATCCACTGGCTGCGCACGCACGTGAAGGAGGCGCTGCTGCAGAACACGCTCTCCTTGCTGATCCCGTTCGTCGCCTACGCCGTCGCCGAGCAGGTGCACGCCTCCGGTGTCCTCGCGGTCGTGGTCGTCGCGCTCTACCTGGGACACCGCGCGTGGGAGGTCGATTTCGCCACGCGCCTCCAGGAGGAGGCGGTGTGGAAGATGGTGGCCTTCGTCCTGGAGTCGGCGGTGTTCGCGCTGATCGGACTGCAGCTTCCGGTGGTCCTGAAGGGCCTCGGACAGTACGAGGGCGCCGAAGCCGCCTGGTACGCGCTCGTCGTGTTCCTGGTGGTCGTCGCGGCCCGGTTCGTCTGGGTGTACCCGGCGGCCTTCCTGCCCCGGCTGCTGTCGGCCCGGATCCGGGAGAGGGAGGCGAGCCTGACCTGGAAGGGGCCGTTCATCGTCGCGTGGGCCGGTATGCGGGGGGTGGTCTCGCTGGCCATCGCCTTCTCCATCCCGCTGACCATGCACGACGGCGAGGTGCCCTTCCCGCACCGCAACCTGATCCTCTTCCTGACCTTCACGACGGTCATCGCCACCCTGGTCGTGCAGGGCCTGACCCTGCCCCCGCTGATCCGGCTGCTGAAGGTCCCCGGACGGGACGTCCAGGCCGAGACGCTCGCCGAGGCGAACGCCCAGGCGCAGGCCTCCCGGGCCGCCGAGCGGCGCCTGGACGAACTCCTCGCCGACGAGCGCAACGCCCTGCCCGCCCCGCTCGCCGACCGGCTGCGCATCGTCCTGGAGCGCCGCCGCAACGCCGTCTGGGAACGGCTCGGGCAGGCCAACCCGGTCACCGGGGAGTCCGTCGACGACACCTACCGGCGGCTGTCGCGGGAGATGATCAGCGCCGAGCGCGAGGTGTTCGTCAGACTCAGGGACGGCCGGTACATCGACGACGAGATGCTGCGGACCCTGCTGCGCAGGCTGGACCTGGAGGAGGCGGCGGCCTTCCGGGAGGCGGCGTAG
- a CDS encoding DUF6010 family protein yields the protein MQYIAPIGIGILYALLMSLVREPHRRRLNAVMVAGAGAAYLSGGGMGGWEFPFTALVTYVAFRGLESWTWIGVGWLLHTAWDLVHHVKGAPIIPFLHTSSLGCAICDPVIALWCLRGGPSLVEFVRGRRRPEGSEPTPTTTAG from the coding sequence ATGCAGTACATCGCGCCGATCGGCATCGGCATCCTCTACGCCCTGCTGATGTCCCTGGTCCGCGAACCGCACCGGCGGCGCCTGAACGCGGTGATGGTCGCGGGCGCCGGTGCCGCGTATCTCAGCGGCGGTGGCATGGGCGGCTGGGAGTTCCCCTTCACCGCGCTGGTCACCTACGTCGCCTTCCGCGGTCTGGAGTCGTGGACGTGGATCGGCGTCGGCTGGCTGCTGCACACGGCGTGGGACCTCGTCCACCACGTCAAGGGCGCCCCGATCATCCCGTTCCTCCACACCTCGTCCCTGGGCTGCGCGATCTGCGACCCGGTGATCGCGCTCTGGTGCCTGCGAGGCGGACCCTCGCTCGTCGAGTTCGTGCGTGGCCGACGCCGCCCCGAGGGTTCCGAGCCGACACCGACAACGACGGCCGGCTGA
- a CDS encoding family 2B encapsulin nanocompartment shell protein — MSVGEEVRTEETKPQQSLGTAAARNLATTTKSVPQMQEISSRWLLRTLPWVDIQGGTYRVNRRLTFAVGDGRVTFVKTGDRVEIIPAELGELPALRSYEDQEVLSEIARRCEQREIRAGEVIASFGSPSDEVYLLAHGRVEKVGTGPYGDDESLGVLADGAYFGEDALLDEDAIWEYTARALTACTVLVLPRQEFAQIAERSDSLREHLHQSRAIPEQRSNKYGEKEIDVSSGHSGEPDIPHTFVDYEASPREYELSVAQTVLRMHTRVADLYNQPMNQTEQQIRLTVEALKERQEHELVNNRDFGLLHNCEYEQRIQPHDGVPSPDDMDELLSRRRGTKLLLAHPRAIAAFGRELNKRGLVPETIDVGGNRIPTWRGVPIYPCNKIPVTEARTTSIIAMRTGEADQGVIGLRASGIPDEIEPSLSVRFMGINEQAIIKYLVTAYYSAAVLVPDALGVLENVEIGRWR, encoded by the coding sequence ATGTCGGTAGGCGAAGAGGTCCGCACGGAGGAGACCAAGCCGCAGCAGAGTCTCGGCACGGCGGCCGCGCGGAACCTGGCCACCACGACCAAGTCCGTGCCGCAGATGCAGGAGATCAGCTCCCGCTGGCTGCTGCGGACGCTGCCCTGGGTGGACATCCAGGGCGGTACGTACCGGGTGAACCGGCGGCTGACCTTCGCCGTCGGCGACGGCCGGGTGACGTTCGTGAAGACCGGCGACCGCGTCGAGATCATCCCCGCGGAGCTGGGCGAACTGCCGGCGCTGCGGTCGTACGAGGACCAGGAGGTGCTCTCCGAGATCGCCCGTCGCTGCGAGCAGCGGGAGATCCGGGCGGGCGAGGTGATCGCCTCGTTCGGCAGCCCGTCCGACGAGGTGTACCTGCTGGCGCACGGCAGGGTGGAGAAGGTCGGCACGGGACCGTACGGGGACGACGAGTCCCTCGGAGTCCTCGCCGACGGCGCCTACTTCGGTGAGGACGCCCTGCTGGACGAGGACGCGATCTGGGAGTACACGGCCCGCGCGCTCACCGCGTGCACCGTGCTGGTGCTGCCCCGACAGGAGTTCGCGCAGATCGCGGAGCGCTCGGACTCGCTGCGCGAACACCTGCACCAGAGCCGCGCGATCCCCGAGCAGCGCTCCAACAAGTACGGCGAGAAGGAGATCGACGTCTCCTCCGGCCACTCCGGCGAGCCGGACATCCCGCACACCTTCGTCGACTACGAGGCCAGTCCCCGCGAGTACGAACTGAGCGTCGCCCAGACCGTGCTGCGCATGCACACGCGCGTGGCCGACCTCTACAACCAGCCCATGAACCAGACCGAGCAGCAGATCCGGCTGACGGTCGAGGCGCTGAAGGAGCGCCAGGAGCACGAGCTCGTCAACAACCGCGACTTCGGGCTCCTGCACAACTGCGAGTACGAGCAGCGGATCCAGCCGCACGACGGTGTGCCCAGCCCGGACGACATGGACGAGCTGCTCAGCAGGCGCCGGGGCACCAAACTGCTCCTCGCCCACCCGCGTGCGATCGCCGCGTTCGGGCGTGAGCTCAACAAGCGCGGGCTGGTGCCCGAGACCATCGACGTCGGCGGCAACCGCATCCCCACCTGGCGCGGTGTGCCGATCTACCCGTGCAACAAGATCCCGGTGACCGAGGCCCGTACGACGTCGATCATCGCCATGCGTACCGGCGAGGCCGACCAGGGTGTCATCGGGCTGCGGGCCTCCGGCATCCCGGACGAGATCGAGCCGAGTCTGTCGGTGCGCTTCATGGGCATCAATGAACAGGCCATCATCAAGTACCTGGTCACGGCCTACTACTCGGCCGCGGTGCTGGTACCGGACGCGCTCGGAGTCCTGGAGAACGTCGAGATCGGCCGCTGGCGGTGA
- a CDS encoding GNAT family N-acetyltransferase has product MGVAIRTAGEADRETVVRLLDEAFQDDPVSGWVFPGAEDRRERHPGLMAAFTDIVLEAGRIDVTEDGSACALWLSMPADDHDGDPEDDDGPAQVRAAVDPDNERIELIGRLTAAIHPSGRAHEYLWMIGVAPGRQGEGLGTALIESVLDRCDREGLSAYLEASSARSRTLYERLGFEVAGQVLDLPDGPAMWPMWREPRTGAGS; this is encoded by the coding sequence ATGGGCGTGGCGATCCGTACGGCGGGCGAGGCGGACCGGGAGACGGTCGTCCGGCTGCTGGACGAGGCGTTCCAGGACGACCCCGTGAGCGGTTGGGTCTTCCCCGGTGCGGAGGACCGTCGTGAACGCCACCCCGGGCTGATGGCCGCCTTCACCGACATCGTGCTCGAGGCGGGGCGTATCGACGTCACCGAGGACGGCTCGGCCTGCGCGCTCTGGCTGTCCATGCCGGCCGACGACCATGACGGTGACCCCGAGGACGACGACGGTCCGGCCCAGGTGCGGGCGGCCGTCGACCCGGACAACGAGCGCATCGAGCTGATCGGCCGGCTGACCGCCGCCATCCATCCCTCGGGGCGGGCCCACGAGTACCTGTGGATGATCGGTGTCGCCCCCGGCCGTCAGGGCGAGGGGCTCGGCACCGCGCTCATCGAGTCGGTCCTCGATCGTTGCGACCGCGAGGGGCTGTCCGCCTATCTGGAGGCCAGCAGCGCGCGCAGTCGCACGTTGTACGAGCGCCTCGGCTTCGAGGTCGCCGGTCAGGTCCTCGACCTCCCGGACGGCCCGGCCATGTGGCCGATGTGGCGGGAGCCGCGCACGGGCGCGGGCTCTTAG
- a CDS encoding 1-aminocyclopropane-1-carboxylate deaminase/D-cysteine desulfhydrase, with product MTSPDAPDAPGLAALRPRLPSPVREVVDDRFERRGVRLLLKRDDLIHPELIGNKWRKLAPNLAAAAGRPVVTFGGAYSNHLRATAAAGRLLGIPTVGVVRGDELAGRPLNPSLARCAADGMRLHFADRTTYRRKSEPEALAGILRAADAEGAYVVPEGGSNAEAVRGCRALGEELRDRADVVAVACGTGGTLAGLAAGLAPAQRALGVPVLKGGFLTAETEALQRQAFGGPRGSWSLDDRFHFGGYARVPDELDAFAANFERRHGLPVERLYVAKLLYGLVALADEGAFPRGTTVAAVITGRPFP from the coding sequence GTGACCAGCCCCGACGCCCCCGACGCGCCCGGCCTCGCGGCCCTGCGCCCCCGGCTGCCCTCGCCGGTGCGGGAAGTCGTCGACGACCGGTTCGAGCGCCGGGGCGTCCGGCTGCTGCTGAAGCGGGACGATCTGATCCACCCGGAGCTGATCGGCAACAAGTGGCGCAAGCTGGCGCCGAACCTCGCGGCGGCGGCCGGTCGCCCCGTCGTCACCTTCGGCGGCGCCTACTCCAACCACCTGCGCGCCACGGCCGCGGCCGGGCGCCTGCTCGGCATTCCCACGGTCGGCGTCGTACGCGGCGACGAACTGGCCGGCCGCCCCCTCAACCCCTCCCTCGCACGGTGTGCGGCCGACGGCATGCGGCTGCACTTCGCGGACAGGACGACGTACCGCCGCAAGTCGGAGCCGGAGGCCCTGGCCGGCATCCTTCGCGCGGCTGACGCCGAGGGCGCCTACGTCGTCCCCGAGGGCGGCAGCAACGCCGAGGCCGTACGCGGATGCCGGGCGCTCGGCGAAGAACTGCGCGACCGGGCCGATGTCGTGGCCGTGGCCTGCGGCACCGGAGGCACGCTGGCCGGACTGGCCGCCGGGCTCGCTCCCGCGCAGCGCGCTCTGGGCGTGCCGGTCCTCAAGGGCGGCTTCCTGACCGCCGAGACCGAGGCCCTGCAGCGGCAGGCCTTCGGCGGCCCGCGCGGCTCCTGGAGCCTCGACGACCGCTTCCACTTCGGCGGCTACGCGCGCGTGCCCGACGAGCTCGACGCCTTCGCCGCGAACTTCGAACGCCGTCACGGCCTGCCTGTCGAACGCCTGTATGTGGCCAAGCTGCTCTACGGCCTCGTCGCCCTGGCCGACGAAGGCGCCTTCCCGCGCGGGACGACGGTGGCGGCCGTCATCACCGGCCGCCCCTTCCCGTGA
- a CDS encoding family 2 encapsulin nanocompartment cargo protein polyprenyl transferase, which translates to MGESLTEFRTEATLPAPGEQRAARDEQRAAPGEQRGAELRGAAGVPERRGSIGTQRDGRPVPAEGHEAVMLLERARAEVDPVLRAALDSLPGPMRRIALYHFGWEEADGTPSEGGSGKAIRPALVLAAASALGGPEARAGAVRAAAAVELVHNFTLLHDDVMDRDATRRHRPTAWTVFGDADAILGGDALQALALRLLATDPHPAARAAAVRLADCVVELCAGQHADTAMERCDPGDVTLEEVLAMAKAKTGALLGSACAIGGLYAGAGDGDVAALDAFGREAGLAFQLIDDVIGIWGDPHRTGKPVGADLAARKKSLPVVAAFTSGTPAAAELAELYARPCEKEDLDHIALTVERAGGRDWAQGQAADRMARAMQQLARAVPDPEAAGGLLALAEFVTRRSS; encoded by the coding sequence ATGGGTGAGTCCCTTACGGAGTTCAGGACGGAGGCGACGCTGCCCGCCCCTGGTGAGCAGCGAGCCGCCCGTGATGAGCAGCGTGCCGCCCCGGGTGAGCAGCGAGGTGCCGAGCTTCGGGGCGCGGCCGGAGTGCCGGAAAGGCGGGGGTCCATCGGGACGCAGCGGGACGGCCGGCCCGTACCGGCCGAGGGGCACGAGGCGGTCATGCTCCTGGAGCGGGCCCGGGCGGAGGTCGACCCGGTGCTGCGGGCCGCGCTCGACTCGCTGCCCGGGCCGATGCGCCGGATCGCGCTCTACCACTTCGGCTGGGAGGAGGCGGACGGAACACCGTCCGAGGGCGGCTCGGGCAAGGCGATCCGCCCCGCGCTCGTCCTGGCCGCGGCGTCCGCTCTCGGGGGGCCCGAGGCACGGGCGGGGGCGGTCCGGGCGGCCGCGGCGGTGGAGCTTGTCCACAACTTCACGTTGTTGCACGACGACGTGATGGACCGGGATGCCACCCGTCGGCACCGGCCCACCGCGTGGACCGTGTTCGGAGACGCCGACGCGATCCTCGGCGGGGACGCGCTGCAGGCGCTCGCCCTGCGACTGCTGGCGACGGATCCGCACCCGGCGGCCCGGGCCGCGGCGGTCCGGCTCGCGGACTGCGTGGTCGAACTGTGCGCGGGGCAGCACGCGGACACGGCCATGGAGCGGTGCGACCCCGGCGACGTCACCCTCGAGGAGGTGCTCGCCATGGCGAAGGCCAAGACGGGCGCACTGCTGGGGAGTGCCTGTGCGATCGGGGGCCTGTACGCGGGCGCCGGGGACGGGGATGTGGCGGCGCTGGACGCGTTCGGCCGTGAGGCCGGGCTCGCCTTCCAGCTCATCGACGACGTCATCGGTATATGGGGCGACCCGCACCGCACCGGCAAGCCCGTCGGTGCGGACCTGGCCGCCCGCAAGAAGTCACTGCCGGTCGTCGCGGCCTTCACCTCCGGTACGCCGGCGGCCGCCGAGCTGGCCGAACTGTACGCACGGCCTTGCGAGAAGGAGGACCTGGACCACATCGCCCTGACCGTGGAGCGCGCGGGTGGCCGTGACTGGGCGCAGGGCCAGGCGGCCGACCGGATGGCGCGGGCGATGCAGCAGCTAGCGCGCGCGGTGCCGGATCCGGAGGCGGCGGGCGGTCTGCTGGCCCTCGCCGAGTTCGTGACACGGCGCAGTAGTTGA